One part of the Chryseobacterium sp. 7 genome encodes these proteins:
- a CDS encoding glycosyltransferase family 2 protein, with amino-acid sequence MNLSIVIPLLNEEDSLEELFSRIDKVCTTSNLSYEIWFVDDGSTDLSWSIIENMKVQYPQIHAIKFSRNYGKSQALHAAFERTNGDVVITMDADLQDFPEEIPELYNMVIHDNYDIVSGWKKKRFDNVMTKNIPSKLFNAAARKVSGVYLHDFNCGLKAYKKQVVKSVDVYGDMHRYIPVLAANAGFRRITEKEVQHQARPYGTSKFGTERFVRGFLDLITLWFVSRFGGRPMHFFGAVGTLMFIVGFLSALWLGISKLIDVARGIYGHLITNNPWFYIALTMMIMGSLLFVAGFLGEMIIRTNREHKNYNIDEVI; translated from the coding sequence ATGAATTTATCTATAGTTATTCCGTTACTGAACGAAGAAGACTCTCTGGAAGAGCTTTTTTCAAGAATTGATAAAGTATGCACAACCAGCAATTTATCTTACGAAATCTGGTTTGTAGACGATGGAAGTACGGATTTGTCGTGGAGCATTATTGAGAATATGAAAGTTCAGTATCCTCAGATCCACGCTATTAAATTTTCCAGAAATTATGGAAAATCTCAGGCGCTTCATGCCGCTTTTGAAAGAACAAACGGAGATGTTGTGATTACAATGGATGCCGATTTACAGGATTTCCCGGAAGAAATTCCGGAACTTTACAATATGGTAATCCATGATAATTATGATATTGTTTCAGGTTGGAAAAAGAAGCGTTTTGATAATGTAATGACGAAAAATATTCCGTCAAAATTATTCAATGCCGCCGCAAGAAAAGTTTCAGGAGTTTACCTTCACGATTTCAATTGTGGCTTGAAAGCTTACAAAAAACAGGTCGTAAAATCTGTTGATGTTTACGGCGATATGCACCGTTATATTCCAGTACTGGCTGCCAATGCAGGCTTCAGAAGAATTACGGAAAAAGAAGTACAGCATCAGGCAAGACCTTACGGAACTTCAAAATTCGGAACTGAAAGATTTGTCAGAGGATTTTTGGATTTGATAACCCTTTGGTTTGTAAGCCGTTTTGGAGGAAGACCAATGCATTTCTTTGGAGCTGTTGGTACTTTGATGTTTATTGTTGGTTTTCTTTCTGCGCTTTGGTTAGGAATCTCTAAACTGATTGATGTAGCAAGAGGAATCTACGGACATTTAATTACGAATAATCCATGGTTCTATATCGCATTAACGATGATGATCATGGGAAGCCTTCTGTTTGTAGCAGGATTCTTAGGAGAAATGATTATCAGAACAAACCGCGAGCACAAGAATTATAATATTGATGAAGTGATATAA
- a CDS encoding DUF4199 domain-containing protein: protein MTKSPSTLGIILFIATMIVFFVVYTFFSGINYFDISLKANAFVLPLLYAGAAFWSVKSYWNTHRVVKFKDAFKRAFVPMFVGGILSIFSIYAFLNFVDPAAKNLLNYQYVQRQKSELDTEYTSARKILKHQKDIDELDQKYKERLQSFTPEAVKGKDMLTASHFSGYFAAILIFYVVLSVFFGAFFRTRTLHQPEETNQA, encoded by the coding sequence ATGACGAAAAGTCCATCAACACTAGGAATTATACTTTTTATCGCTACAATGATCGTTTTTTTTGTAGTATATACATTTTTTTCAGGAATCAATTATTTTGATATCTCATTGAAAGCCAATGCTTTTGTTTTGCCTCTTCTTTATGCCGGGGCAGCATTCTGGTCTGTAAAATCTTATTGGAATACCCATAGAGTAGTAAAATTCAAAGACGCTTTCAAAAGAGCATTCGTCCCGATGTTTGTGGGAGGAATTCTTTCCATTTTCAGCATTTATGCCTTTTTAAACTTTGTAGATCCGGCAGCCAAAAACCTGTTGAACTACCAGTATGTTCAGAGACAAAAATCGGAGCTGGATACAGAATATACCTCTGCAAGAAAAATTCTGAAGCATCAGAAAGATATTGATGAGCTGGATCAGAAGTATAAAGAAAGATTACAAAGCTTCACACCAGAGGCGGTTAAAGGAAAAGACATGCTTACTGCAAGTCATTTTTCAGGATATTTTGCAGCAATTCTTATATTTTACGTAGTTTTGTCGGTGTTTTTCGGAGCGTTTTTCAGAACAAGAACACTACATCAGCCCGAAGAAACCAATCAAGCCTAA
- a CDS encoding metal-dependent hydrolase: MKIQFLGQNCFLFTYKDKTILSDPFYNYKKAESGFDIAAQKIDYILLTHAHGDHIADVAEVLQHYPEATIIGVPEVCGYFQQAKNRDDVNLGGSAKIDDLKISMVPAHHTSSFPDGSYGGVPVGYIFRLPEGKNIYLAGDTGVMADMELFPRLYGNIDLSILPIGSHYTMCPRKASFAAAELLKTPKVIGCHFDTFPAIEINHESALKHFADKNVELVLPKLGETFEF, encoded by the coding sequence ATGAAAATACAATTCTTAGGACAAAACTGTTTCCTGTTCACGTACAAGGACAAAACAATTTTGAGTGACCCTTTTTACAATTACAAAAAAGCAGAATCAGGTTTTGATATTGCTGCTCAAAAAATCGACTATATCCTTTTGACCCATGCGCACGGTGATCATATTGCTGATGTAGCAGAAGTATTGCAGCATTATCCTGAAGCTACCATTATTGGAGTTCCTGAAGTATGCGGTTACTTCCAGCAGGCTAAAAACAGAGATGATGTGAACTTAGGAGGATCGGCAAAAATCGACGATCTTAAAATTTCCATGGTTCCGGCTCACCATACAAGTTCTTTCCCGGATGGAAGCTATGGAGGCGTTCCTGTAGGGTATATCTTCAGACTTCCTGAAGGTAAGAATATCTATTTGGCAGGAGATACAGGAGTAATGGCTGATATGGAGCTGTTCCCAAGACTATACGGAAACATAGACCTATCTATTCTTCCAATCGGAAGCCACTACACTATGTGCCCTAGAAAAGCTTCTTTTGCAGCAGCAGAGCTGTTAAAAACACCGAAAGTAATCGGATGCCATTTTGATACTTTCCCTGCTATTGAAATCAATCATGAAAGCGCATTAAAGCATTTTGCAGATAAAAATGTAGAACTTGTTTTACCAAAATTAGGTGAGACATTCGAATTTTAA
- a CDS encoding SRPBCC family protein — translation MNSNVYVEAQMLIRKPIEDVFEAFINPEVTTHFWFTKSTGKLEEGKTITWEWEMYGVKSEVKVQEIILNQLIRTEWGEPSTHVDYEFKTMEKGTLVIIKSYGFSQTGEDLLKVINDNTGGFTTVLDGCKAYLEHGINLRLIEDKFPQK, via the coding sequence ATGAATTCCAATGTCTATGTTGAAGCTCAAATGCTTATCAGAAAACCAATTGAGGATGTTTTTGAGGCATTCATCAATCCGGAAGTAACCACTCATTTCTGGTTTACAAAATCTACAGGAAAACTGGAAGAAGGTAAAACAATTACCTGGGAATGGGAAATGTATGGCGTAAAATCCGAAGTGAAAGTTCAGGAGATCATCCTAAACCAGCTGATCAGAACAGAGTGGGGAGAACCTTCAACTCATGTAGACTATGAATTCAAAACCATGGAAAAAGGAACTCTTGTTATCATTAAAAGCTACGGATTCAGCCAGACGGGCGAAGATCTGTTAAAAGTTATTAATGACAATACAGGAGGTTTTACAACAGTCTTAGATGGGTGTAAAGCTTATCTGGAACATGGAATTAATCTCAGACTGATTGAAGATAAATTCCCACAGAAATAA
- the menA gene encoding 1,4-dihydroxy-2-naphthoate octaprenyltransferase → MTDWIKAARLRTLPLSLSGIIMGAFIAKWRLYGEGGTWDWKILALALLVTLLYQILSNYANDYGDGVKGTDAKRINEAEARAVASGKITAKQMKNAVILFAALSFIATIALLYVAFIPNYMNEFYIFIGLGIACILAAIGYTVGKKPYGYMGLGDIFVFIFFGLVSVCGSYFLFTKTFSWDMLLPGTAVGMMSMAVLNLNNMRDIESDKLSGKNSFALRIGFKNAMIYEMVLLQLPLLLILMFLGINGFMQGQNYYVFIVMILLFPLSKLRRKILSVKEPKELDQYLKQVGIMTFVMAILTAVGLNLFN, encoded by the coding sequence ATGACGGATTGGATAAAAGCCGCAAGGCTAAGAACTTTACCGCTTTCACTAAGCGGAATTATTATGGGAGCTTTCATTGCAAAATGGAGACTGTACGGAGAAGGCGGAACCTGGGATTGGAAGATCCTTGCACTCGCTCTTTTGGTAACGCTTTTATACCAGATTTTATCAAATTATGCCAATGATTATGGTGACGGAGTAAAAGGAACTGATGCCAAAAGAATCAATGAAGCAGAAGCCAGAGCTGTAGCATCAGGAAAAATTACCGCCAAACAGATGAAAAATGCAGTGATTCTTTTCGCAGCATTGTCTTTCATTGCTACCATTGCTTTGCTGTACGTAGCTTTCATTCCGAATTATATGAATGAATTCTATATCTTCATAGGATTAGGAATAGCATGTATTCTTGCAGCCATTGGATATACGGTGGGTAAAAAACCTTACGGATACATGGGACTGGGAGATATCTTCGTGTTTATCTTTTTTGGATTGGTTTCCGTATGTGGAAGTTATTTTCTGTTTACAAAAACGTTCAGCTGGGATATGTTATTACCCGGAACGGCTGTAGGAATGATGAGTATGGCGGTTCTTAACCTGAACAACATGAGAGATATCGAAAGTGATAAATTATCAGGAAAAAACAGCTTTGCATTGAGAATCGGATTCAAAAATGCAATGATCTATGAAATGGTGCTGTTACAGCTTCCATTATTGCTGATTCTTATGTTTTTAGGAATAAATGGATTCATGCAGGGGCAAAACTACTATGTTTTTATTGTAATGATTCTGTTATTCCCATTATCAAAATTAAGAAGAAAGATTTTGTCCGTAAAAGAACCGAAAGAATTAGACCAATATTTAAAACAGGTAGGAATCATGACGTTTGTAATGGCTATTCTGACGGCGGTCGGACTTAATTTATTTAACTAA
- a CDS encoding 1,4-dihydroxy-2-naphthoyl-CoA synthase codes for MIEWKTAKEYEDITYKKCNGVARIAFNRPEVRNAFRPKTTSELYDAFYDASEDPSIGVVLLSGEGPSSKDGGWAFCSGGDQKARGDQGYVGEDGRHRLNILEVQRLIRFMPKVVIAVVPGWAVGGGHSLHVVCDLTLASEEHAIFKQTDADVTSFDGGYGSAYLAKMVGQKKAREIFFLGRNYSAQEAFEMGMVNKVVPHAELEDTAYEWAQEILAKSPMSIRMLKFAMNLTDDGMVGQQVFAGEATRLAYMTEEAKEGRNAFLEKRKPNFGEDQWIS; via the coding sequence ATGATCGAGTGGAAAACCGCCAAGGAATACGAAGATATTACCTATAAAAAATGTAACGGAGTAGCAAGAATTGCTTTCAACAGACCGGAAGTTCGTAATGCGTTCAGGCCAAAGACAACTTCAGAATTATACGATGCTTTTTATGACGCTTCTGAAGACCCTTCAATAGGTGTTGTATTGCTTTCAGGAGAGGGGCCAAGTTCTAAAGACGGAGGTTGGGCTTTCTGTAGCGGAGGAGATCAGAAAGCAAGAGGAGATCAAGGGTATGTTGGAGAAGATGGAAGACACCGTTTGAATATTCTTGAAGTTCAGCGTTTAATCCGTTTCATGCCGAAAGTGGTTATCGCAGTGGTTCCGGGATGGGCAGTTGGTGGAGGACACTCGCTTCATGTAGTATGTGATTTAACTTTAGCAAGTGAAGAGCATGCAATCTTCAAGCAGACAGATGCGGATGTGACAAGTTTTGACGGTGGTTATGGTTCTGCTTACCTTGCTAAAATGGTAGGTCAGAAAAAAGCCCGCGAAATCTTCTTTTTAGGAAGAAATTATTCGGCTCAGGAAGCTTTTGAAATGGGGATGGTAAACAAAGTTGTTCCACATGCAGAATTAGAAGATACAGCCTACGAATGGGCTCAGGAAATATTGGCTAAATCTCCAATGTCTATCAGAATGCTGAAGTTTGCGATGAATCTTACAGACGATGGTATGGTAGGACAGCAGGTATTTGCAGGAGAGGCAACCCGTTTAGCATACATGACCGAAGAAGCTAAAGAAGGAAGAAATGCATTCCTTGAAAAAAGAAAGCCCAACTTCGGAGAAGATCAATGGATATCATAA
- a CDS encoding tetratricopeptide repeat protein → MKKLILGMAIVASAFAFGQKKDAAALNAQLQEANKVAMDAYNAKNYAAAAPKFIEVYDLLKSSGQDNKIYMYYAGLSHALANNNDQSIKIFTDLVNSGFTGVETTYTAKEKKSGQVVNLDKSTWELMKKNSDYSDFKTEQTKSIEPDLYETLSSLLLNAKSPEALTIIEKGLAKFPNNAKLKEAQTTAYLQSGNTDKFVSGLKEQLAKNPSDPTNWYNLGVMQAKTPATVNDAIESFKKAVELKPDFSDAYQNLVYTIIGDDAKVVGQINALRKDKPDDASKLIDERRERFTKALPYAEGWYKANPKSIDAVSALKEIYMVTKNMDKVKEMKAKEAELSGAAK, encoded by the coding sequence ATGAAGAAACTAATTTTAGGAATGGCTATCGTAGCATCTGCTTTTGCTTTTGGGCAGAAAAAAGATGCCGCTGCTTTGAATGCTCAGCTTCAGGAAGCGAACAAAGTTGCTATGGATGCATATAATGCAAAAAATTATGCAGCAGCAGCACCAAAGTTCATTGAAGTATATGACTTACTGAAGTCTAGCGGTCAGGACAATAAAATATATATGTATTATGCCGGTCTTAGCCATGCGTTAGCGAACAACAATGACCAGTCTATCAAAATATTTACAGACCTTGTTAATTCCGGATTTACAGGAGTAGAAACTACTTACACTGCTAAAGAAAAGAAATCAGGACAAGTGGTAAATCTTGATAAATCTACCTGGGAGCTTATGAAAAAGAATTCAGACTATTCTGACTTCAAAACTGAGCAGACAAAAAGTATAGAACCAGATTTATATGAAACATTGTCTTCATTGCTTCTTAACGCAAAAAGCCCTGAAGCGCTTACAATTATTGAAAAAGGATTAGCAAAATTCCCAAATAATGCTAAACTTAAAGAAGCTCAGACTACAGCATACCTTCAGTCTGGAAACACAGATAAATTTGTTTCAGGATTGAAAGAACAGTTGGCTAAGAACCCAAGCGATCCTACAAACTGGTATAACCTTGGAGTAATGCAGGCTAAAACACCAGCCACTGTAAATGATGCTATAGAATCATTCAAAAAAGCAGTTGAGCTTAAGCCGGACTTCTCTGATGCATACCAGAACCTGGTGTATACTATTATTGGTGATGATGCTAAAGTAGTAGGGCAAATTAACGCTTTGAGAAAAGATAAGCCGGATGACGCTTCTAAATTGATCGACGAAAGAAGAGAAAGATTTACAAAAGCATTACCATATGCTGAAGGATGGTATAAGGCAAATCCAAAGAGCATTGATGCAGTTTCTGCATTAAAAGAAATTTACATGGTAACTAAAAACATGGATAAAGTTAAAGAAATGAAAGCGAAAGAAGCTGAACTTAGTGGAGCTGCCAAGTAA
- the gyrA gene encoding DNA gyrase subunit A, translating into MQKEGERLIPINIVDEMKSSYIDYSMSVIVSRALPDVRDGLKPVHRRVLYGMYGLGVFSNRKYLKSARIVGDVLGKYHPHGDSSVYDAMVRMAQDWSLRYPQVDGQGNFGSMDGDPPAAMRYTEARLKKISDEILSDLDKETVDFQNNFDDSLQEPTVMPTKVPNLLVNGTSGIAVGMATNMAPHNLSESVDAICAYIDNKDITIDELMQHIIAPDFPTGGIIYGYDGVRDAFHTGRGRVVLRAKVNFDEIGNRNAIIVTEIPYQVNKAEMIARTAELVKDEKIPGIHEIRDESDRKGLRVVYELKNDAIPNVVLNLLYKYTALQTSFSVNNIALVHGRPEQLNLKDIIHHFVEHRHEVIVRRTQYELKKAKERAHILEGFMKVIGTQDALDRAISIIRHSANPQAAKEGLIEAFELSDIQAQAILDLRLARLTGMELDKIRDEYDAIMKEIANLEDILANEPRRFQIIKDELIEIKEKYGDERRTEIDYSGGEMSIEDIIPNESVVLTISHAGYIKRTSLSEYKIQSRGGVGNKAATTRDSDFLEYIVSATNHQYMLFFTEKGRCYWLRVFEIPEGSKTAKGRAVQNLINIEPDDKIKAYIRTNNLKDSEYVNQMSVVMVTKNGTIKKTSLEAYSRPRVNGVNAIEIRDNDQLLGAYLTNGTSQIMIATKNGKCIRFPEEKVREVGRGSIGVRGIAMEDNDEAIGMIVVNDVENETVLVVSEKGYGKRTAVEDYRITNRGGKGVITLNITEKTGNLIAIQNVTDEDGLMIINKSGVAIRMGMDEMRVMGRNTQGVKLINLKKNDEIAAIAKVEMDKDVEEDSEELEEGEEGVGNLFDNQENNEAPQAENENTAEENENSDSEE; encoded by the coding sequence ATGCAAAAAGAAGGAGAAAGACTGATTCCTATCAACATTGTTGATGAAATGAAATCGTCTTATATCGATTATTCGATGTCCGTTATCGTTTCAAGAGCGTTACCGGATGTAAGAGATGGCTTGAAACCCGTTCATAGAAGAGTACTGTATGGTATGTATGGATTAGGGGTGTTTTCTAATAGAAAATATTTAAAATCTGCGAGAATTGTTGGGGACGTTTTAGGTAAATATCACCCGCACGGAGATTCCTCTGTTTACGATGCTATGGTAAGAATGGCTCAGGACTGGAGCTTACGTTATCCTCAGGTAGACGGGCAGGGTAACTTCGGTTCAATGGATGGTGACCCGCCTGCAGCAATGCGTTATACCGAGGCAAGATTGAAAAAAATCTCTGATGAGATTCTTTCAGACCTTGACAAAGAAACAGTTGATTTCCAGAATAACTTCGATGACAGTTTACAGGAACCAACAGTAATGCCTACGAAAGTTCCAAATCTTTTGGTAAACGGTACTTCAGGTATTGCAGTAGGGATGGCAACCAATATGGCGCCGCACAACTTATCAGAATCTGTAGACGCTATCTGCGCTTATATTGATAATAAAGACATTACAATAGACGAGCTGATGCAGCACATCATTGCACCGGATTTCCCTACAGGGGGTATCATCTATGGATATGACGGTGTAAGAGATGCTTTCCACACAGGAAGAGGTAGAGTTGTTTTAAGAGCTAAAGTAAACTTTGATGAAATTGGAAACAGAAACGCTATTATCGTTACTGAGATCCCTTATCAGGTGAACAAGGCTGAAATGATCGCCAGAACAGCGGAACTCGTTAAAGACGAAAAAATTCCTGGTATCCATGAGATCAGAGACGAATCGGATAGAAAAGGACTTCGTGTTGTATACGAACTGAAAAACGATGCAATCCCGAATGTAGTTCTTAACCTATTATATAAATATACGGCACTTCAGACTTCTTTCAGTGTAAACAACATTGCATTGGTACACGGAAGACCGGAGCAGCTGAACCTTAAAGATATTATTCATCACTTTGTAGAGCACAGGCATGAGGTAATCGTAAGAAGAACTCAGTATGAGCTTAAAAAAGCGAAAGAAAGAGCACACATCCTTGAAGGGTTCATGAAAGTGATCGGAACTCAGGATGCTCTGGATAGAGCCATTTCTATTATCCGTCACAGTGCAAATCCTCAGGCTGCAAAAGAAGGCTTAATTGAGGCATTTGAACTTTCAGACATTCAGGCACAAGCGATTCTTGATCTTAGATTAGCCCGTCTTACAGGAATGGAGCTTGATAAGATCCGTGATGAGTATGATGCAATTATGAAAGAAATTGCGAATTTGGAAGATATCTTAGCCAACGAGCCAAGAAGATTCCAGATCATCAAAGACGAACTGATCGAAATCAAAGAAAAATACGGGGACGAAAGGAGAACGGAAATTGATTATTCCGGAGGAGAAATGTCTATTGAGGATATTATTCCGAATGAATCTGTAGTTCTTACTATCTCTCATGCAGGATACATCAAGAGAACTTCACTTTCAGAATATAAAATTCAAAGCAGAGGAGGTGTAGGAAACAAAGCCGCTACAACAAGAGATTCCGATTTCCTTGAGTATATTGTTTCTGCAACCAACCACCAGTATATGCTATTCTTTACAGAAAAAGGAAGATGTTACTGGCTGAGAGTATTTGAAATTCCTGAAGGTTCTAAAACAGCAAAAGGAAGAGCAGTACAAAACCTTATCAACATTGAACCAGATGATAAGATCAAGGCATATATCAGAACCAATAACCTTAAGGATTCTGAATATGTAAATCAAATGAGCGTTGTAATGGTTACCAAAAACGGTACAATCAAAAAAACATCATTAGAAGCCTATTCAAGACCAAGAGTAAATGGGGTAAATGCTATCGAGATCAGAGATAATGACCAGCTATTAGGAGCTTATCTTACGAATGGAACTTCTCAGATCATGATTGCAACTAAAAATGGTAAATGTATCCGTTTCCCGGAAGAAAAAGTAAGAGAAGTAGGTAGAGGATCTATCGGGGTAAGAGGTATTGCCATGGAAGATAATGATGAAGCTATTGGTATGATTGTTGTGAACGATGTAGAGAACGAAACAGTACTTGTAGTATCAGAAAAAGGATACGGAAAAAGAACTGCAGTGGAAGACTACAGAATTACCAACAGAGGAGGGAAAGGAGTAATCACCCTGAACATTACCGAAAAAACAGGAAATCTGATCGCTATTCAGAACGTAACAGATGAAGATGGATTGATGATCATCAATAAATCAGGTGTTGCCATCAGAATGGGAATGGATGAAATGAGAGTAATGGGTAGAAATACTCAGGGAGTGAAGCTGATTAATCTTAAGAAAAATGACGAAATTGCTGCTATTGCAAAAGTAGAAATGGATAAAGATGTAGAAGAAGATTCTGAAGAGCTTGAAGAAGGGGAAGAAGGAGTAGGAAACCTATTTGATAACCAGGAAAATAATGAAGCACCTCAGGCTGAAAATGAAAACACAGCAGAGGAAAACGAGAATTCTGATTCTGAAGAATAA
- a CDS encoding DUF4286 family protein has translation MGILSITFHCTKDNLEEWENYIDETLVLMTENLMDVNKYILSEVHSDYIEDGKNYNLLLIFDNEELREDFIQSELLNISERIEKKFGQEVMIFNTFLNPKKTRL, from the coding sequence ATGGGCATACTAAGTATAACTTTCCACTGTACAAAAGATAACCTTGAAGAATGGGAAAATTATATTGATGAAACACTGGTTTTAATGACGGAAAACCTGATGGATGTCAACAAATATATTCTTTCTGAGGTACACAGTGATTATATTGAAGATGGTAAAAATTACAACCTCTTGTTGATTTTTGACAATGAAGAACTGCGGGAAGATTTTATTCAAAGCGAGCTTCTGAATATTTCTGAAAGAATTGAGAAAAAGTTTGGCCAGGAAGTGATGATCTTTAATACTTTCCTGAATCCTAAAAAAACAAGACTATAA
- a CDS encoding GNAT family N-acetyltransferase, which produces MNYELREMLPSDEARVLEIFRQGIDSGIATLETEVPTPEAWSMEYFNDCRWVLENENNEVIGWCALKPFSKRESFKGVAEVSIYFDKEYQGKGLGSILLKKIILDSEDHGFWTLQTNLFSENEMAIKSHQKNGFRTVGVRKKIGKLNGEWKDLVLMEKRSETI; this is translated from the coding sequence ATGAATTACGAATTAAGAGAAATGCTTCCCAGTGACGAAGCCAGAGTGCTGGAAATTTTCAGGCAGGGAATAGACAGTGGAATTGCCACTTTGGAAACAGAAGTTCCCACTCCGGAAGCCTGGAGCATGGAATATTTCAACGACTGCCGATGGGTATTGGAAAATGAAAATAATGAAGTAATAGGATGGTGTGCCCTTAAACCTTTTAGTAAAAGAGAAAGCTTTAAAGGAGTGGCAGAAGTAAGCATTTATTTCGATAAAGAATATCAGGGCAAAGGATTGGGGTCTATATTGCTTAAAAAGATCATTTTGGATAGCGAAGACCACGGATTCTGGACATTACAGACCAATCTCTTCTCCGAAAATGAAATGGCCATTAAATCCCATCAGAAAAACGGATTCAGAACAGTGGGAGTTCGTAAAAAAATAGGAAAGCTCAACGGAGAATGGAAAGATCTTGTTCTGATGGAGAAAAGAAGCGAAACGATTTAG
- a CDS encoding DUF421 domain-containing protein yields MDPILNVAVRSLCVYLFMVIAIRLFGKNQLSQLNAGDVVLLLLISNAVQNAMVGPDTSLQGGIIAALVLFVANFILKRLMFSNRSFQTFMEDEPVILIRDGVADQAALNRVKITESELEEAIREHGIENIQNVKLSVLEVDGNISVVSQDEKSKQTHYSRIKRKMKRKYH; encoded by the coding sequence GTGGATCCTATTCTTAATGTTGCCGTCCGTTCCCTCTGTGTTTACCTTTTCATGGTAATTGCTATCCGTTTATTTGGGAAAAATCAGCTTTCTCAGCTCAATGCGGGAGATGTTGTATTACTCTTATTAATTTCAAATGCTGTTCAGAACGCCATGGTAGGCCCTGATACTTCTCTTCAGGGAGGAATTATTGCGGCATTGGTTTTGTTTGTTGCTAATTTCATTCTAAAAAGATTAATGTTTTCCAATCGTTCCTTTCAGACTTTTATGGAAGATGAGCCGGTTATTCTGATCAGGGATGGTGTTGCAGATCAGGCAGCTCTGAATCGTGTGAAAATCACAGAAAGTGAATTGGAAGAAGCTATCAGAGAACATGGGATTGAAAACATACAAAATGTAAAGCTTTCCGTTCTGGAAGTAGATGGGAATATCAGTGTGGTTTCTCAGGACGAGAAAAGTAAACAGACTCATTATTCAAGGATAAAAAGAAAAATGAAAAGAAAATACCATTAA
- a CDS encoding bacteriocin-like protein, which yields MKNLKKLTKSDLKSVYGGEPKKYCTFCEWANKVICSDIPIVQCP from the coding sequence ATGAAAAATCTAAAGAAACTGACGAAGTCAGATTTGAAGTCAGTGTACGGAGGAGAGCCAAAAAAATACTGTACATTTTGCGAATGGGCAAATAAAGTAATTTGCAGTGATATTCCAATCGTTCAGTGCCCTTAA